A window of Salvelinus sp. IW2-2015 unplaced genomic scaffold, ASM291031v2 Un_scaffold640, whole genome shotgun sequence genomic DNA:
aaggtatgaatagttttcgataaaAAATCGTGTCTTTCCATAGTTGGGCCGGCAGATTGTTGAGTGTTGACACGTATGTTCCAATGTTAAGATATACGCACGAgattgtgccgctaaatatgcacattttcgatcAAACTCTATAGAGTGGTTTAGATATAGATgttttacaggagtgtcatcggaagaattcctGAGAAAGGTAgtgaaaaatgtataattatttgtgtGGATGATAACGCttatcgctctttttgccttgaatcaatgctcgGGAACGTTTGCAATGTGGTGCATGTGCTAATATAACAGTTTGTGTGTTTCGCTGTTGAAAACGCTTAGAAAgtatctgaaatattgtctgaattcacaagatctgtgtgcTTTCATTGCTGTGCGCTGTGTATTTTAAGAAGATTGTTTGTATTGATGAGGTAAATTGGTTAATACACGTTGgctctgtagtaattctagtcgctttgggagATATTGTGATGGTGGCGCAAATGGCAAACTATGATgatatacctgaaatatgcacaattTCTtaacaaaactatgctatacaatataatgttatcagactgtcatctgattaggttttttcttgttagtggctatcaatatctttatttggtcgaattggtgatagctactggtggagagaaaaaattgtggacaagaaaaatggtgtctttgctaacgtggttagctaatagatttacatatgtgtcttccctgtaaaacattttaaaaatcagaaattgcTTGTagttcacaagaagtgtatctttcatcttggTCTTttgacttgtgattgaatgatatttagatgctagtattacttgtgacgctatgctatgcagcttttttactggtgggggggggtggggggtgctcccgatccgggtttctgagggcGAGTAGAAGTTAACGTCAGGAACATTCAGTTGCAGCGTGTAAGTACTTTAGTCCAGTAAACTCGACCGAGGACCACTGCGTGTGTACCTCTTTGAAGGATCCAGTCTAACgaaggacggagggagagaaCATTTCCCTCCCACCACCGTGTGGTACTCTGATGTATTCCACTCTAACAAAAACACTTTCCAGAACAAGAAGCCTACAAATACAGACTAAGGCactgtgacctctggtggacaaccagaggcTTCAATCGAACTACTCCCCATATAGACGGACCATGTGATGTTCAACAGAGAGGACGACCGAGAAGACGATACAAGTGTANNNNNNNNNNNNNNNNNNNNNNNNNattaaagaaataaaagctgaaataaataattctctactattattctgacatttcacaatcttaaaataaagtggtgatcctaactgacctaagacagggaatttttactaggattaaatgtcaagaattgtgaaactgagtttaaatgtatttggctaaggtgtatgtaaacttccgacttcaactgtatttagttATACACAAAACAACTTATGACATGTTTATTGTTTGAATCCCCACcaaccatttcccacattctttatgtgagaaatattgtttcattatccaCTTTTGGATGTTGCAGTTTTGGCGGCAaattctctctctacacacaaagttttttttttacttctcgaTACTGCCGCGCACGAGAGAGAAAGTTTACGACCATTCGATCAAGCCCTagaacccctcccccccccttcttctctgGTGGGGGAGGGGGCTCTCTTTGATCATCACCCAGGAGGGAAAGTCATGACAGCAGTGAGTTAGGGAAAAACAGACAGTATgaatcttagaaatagttttcacatacaaacttaatATGTCTGAATTTCAGAATCAAATATGCTAATCATAAATAACATGGTCGCACGTTTATTTTGATAGgcaattttctgcatttatcaaagtcccatcaggtagcctgatttcataTGTCCATGCTATTCAATATCTTTGTTTCACAGGGGACAGACCTAACCATTGCTCTCTCAGTGGGAGGGGCTTATcatctggggagcctcaacaacatgatgctgacaagACGTCCCTccagaagagtctctccagatcagaacgtCTCAATAAACACCAGCAGAGACTTATAGGGAAGAAACCTCGCCACCGCTGctttgactgtgggaagagttttgctaaACAGACAGAATTGATAATTCACCAGCGGATTCACattggagagaagccttatagctgtgggaagagcttcagtcAGTCAGGACACCTGACTACACACAAacgcatacacacaggagagaagccttatagctgtgattgGTGTGGGAAGGGCTTCAATCAATCAGGAGCCATGACTACACACCAacgcatacacacaggagagaagccttatagctgtgatcagtgtgggaagagcttcaggATGTCAGGAGATCTGACTGCACACCAgcgcatacacacaggagagaggccttatagctgtgatcagtgtgggaagagcttcattCGGTCAGGAAACCTGACTGCACACCAGcgcattcacacaggagagaagccttataactgtgatcagtgtgggaagagcttcaggAATTTAGGACACCTGACTGTACACCAgcgcatacacacaggagagaaaccttatagctgtgatcagtgtgggaagagttttgctcgAGATTTCACCCTGACCAAACACCAtctcacacacactggagagaaaccttatagctgtgatcagtgtgggaagagtttcaggaTGTCAGGACACCTGACTAAacaccaacgcacacacacaggagagaaaccttatagctgtgatcagtgtgagaagagTTTTTCTCAAGATTCCAACCTGACTACACACCAGctcatacacacaggagagaagccttatagttgtgatcagtgtgggaagagcttcagtcGATCAGGAACCCTGACTACACACCAGctcatacacacaggagagaaaccttactccTGTCTATGTGGAAAGAGCTTTGCTCATTCAGGGTCACTGAAAAAACACCAGAAAGCTCAAACATGTTTTCTTTCATCTCCCTGCTCTCCGGCACCGGTTCCAGATCCCTAAATAAAGTTCAATAGAAAACATCTTGCGAAGAGTCATCCAACTCCCATTCTCTAACAGTTTAAGTCTGATTACCATGGTAACATGTGTAGATAATATGCAGCTCTGCATCCATATGTATAAAGCGTCTTGGAGTAGgagtgctgtgtatgtgtgttggagtgggGGTGTTCAGAGCTGTATCTTATTTCATTAATTCCTATTATCCATTAAATAACTTTTATGTAGAATACTATTTCAACAATACCAGGTGTGTATTCATGTGTGGGGGAAATGTTGTCTGAAGAGAGAAATTGTACATCTTGTCTTATACAATCATTGGTTCCTGTTGGTGCTGGGTAGAGATGTGAGGGGGGAGACGGTCATGAACCCTCAGACCTTTTGGCAGAACGACCAGAATATGTTAAATAAGTTAAGATAGGAGATGGTGCCAGTCACATGCAGGAACCAAatgttaatgatgaattaattatgaataatgtaaatcattcaaaatataacttgtctggtaagcagtatataagagaactaacgggactgccccgaaAGAGCTCCTGACCGATGTGTAGTCTGGTGCATTATGTTTGTTGGAatctctccagcttgctgatatTAAAGAATTATTAATTAAAGTTTGACTGAGTCCCTGGTAGTAATTTCCACGATACATGTattcaatacaaaaacacattaaaTCTATTGtattatgtgaaggagatgtgttgcactgcatgaggcaaatggtggtcccaccagatactaactaccttttttaaaggtatccgtgaccaacagatgcatatctgtattcccagtcatgtgaattccatagattagggcctaattcatttatttcaattgacttttcTTTATATtacctgtaactcagtaaaatctaacaaattgttgcatgttgtgtttctattgttgttcagtgtaataaTAATAGAAGAAACTAATTGAATAAATGAATGGGCCTCCGGCTGTTTTAGGTTTTCTGGGTCAGAACTGTTTCAATGTAACTTACACCCATCAGAGTATCTGTGCTATAAAGGGCTTAACAGTGGAACTGCCCTGCACATATCAACATCCAAGTAATCATGTAGTCTCAGAACCAAACTGGTATATCCAAGAGAAATGTAATGAGGTGCCTAAAATCCTGAGCTCGGTGCCAGAGTATGCAGGTCGTGCTGAGTACCTTGGGACTTAAGAGAAAGACTGCATCCTGAGAATCACAAACCTGAGAGAGATTCAGCTGAGTACAAGTTCAGATTTAAAACACAGAATGCAGAATGGGGGTACAGCTTCCCTGGAACAACTCTGACTGTCACAGGTAATATATAATATCTAATTCTAATAATAGATTAGAATCATTCAGAGCTGCAGGTGAAGGTGTCTTCCTCCACAGAGGAAAAGAAGAGAACAGAACACTGACTTAGCACCACCTGTCTTCTGACTGACAACcccaaccccacctacatctggtacaagaacggacaacATCTCCATGACCCTACTTCCCAACACTGCTCCTGTAATACTCTAGGGGTCTGGTTACACCTCCACACTTGGTGACAGTAATTTACTACATCACTACAGTGATCCCCTCAAGAGCAGCTCATTTCAGTGCATCATTCAtatggcttgctagctagctagtgtaggaGCTCCCTAGGTGAGCCCTCCTTACCTTTACTTGACTCAGGCTTAGATATGCTGTCCATGTTCACTTCATGGATCTCCTGTCTTGCCAAAGTGTGactgaaaaaatatatgtacatacatgtacatacatggTAATACAACTTTTACCAATTGTGAGAAGACTGTCTTAGCAAATGGACATGTATATTTACATTGCCCTTGGCTGGAACATTTATGACAGGGcaaaaataaagatatatttCACACGAAAGTAGGATGGAACCTGTTAAAAGAGGTTTTTCCCACCTTCTCACCAGCAGGTGTTCAGCTCAAGGCGTTGAGCAGCCCAGCTCGATATCGGCCCGGCAGCGCCATCTCCTCTGCATTGATCTTGGCACCTGAAGAAAACAGAGACAATAGAGGGAGGATTCAAGATTGTTTTTCTGGGAACGCACTTTTAAAGGAGTACTAATCTATTTCCTCTTTTTGACCACAGAATTATTATTTGAAACAGACTTTCCAAACGTGGTTCTGTTGAGGACCCACTTCCTTTCTGCTGCTTAcctaatgtcaaatataaaagtctcacgtttattttttttacaaaatgccCCCTTCATAATGACCAACCTTCCTGCCCACTGGCACAGTATGTTTAAATGCAATTTAATTTAACTTCTGGCTTCGCGCAGACTGTTTTTGTGCAACTTAATACAATTGATACACCATCAAGAACTACACCCAACGCTGACTCTCAGCCGTTCATGCCTTCACTCAATCCGAGTTTACCCTGGTCCTACCTGGGCAGTTATACTACTTCCAGACTGCATTGCTATGCCCAGCATACAATCCACAGGCTAACATTAGCAATTAGCCAGCCCAGCCGAAGTCTACACATGCCATTCCARATTTATTTTGGGTCATAATCATGTTACAATGAGGAAAATATGATCATACCATTGTCCACCAATCATCGCCATTTCACTCAAAATAATTTGAATTCAGATGCTAATCTGGCTGGCATATATATAGTTATTGCTGATGACActagctagccaagttagctagctaaccaaaccCATGTTGATGGTTAGTTAAGAATGCTAGCCATGACCCTCACGGAGACGTCCTTGCAAGACTGACCGCATAGCGCACCTGGACGGCCCCGCCAGTGGGAACCCTTGAGTGTATGTTGAACTAGATGCGGAAGTTGAACGAGCGAGACGTTCCCCTAGATGCAGAAGTTGAACGAGCAAGACGTCTGCATCTACCTCAGAGCTATAGCTGCCTCTCCGGTATGCTAGCCTATAATAACCACAATATAGTTAGCCTCACCATTCCCAGTACGCTAGCCTATAATAACCACGATATAGTTAGCCTAACCACTCCTGGTAAACTAGCCTATAATAACCACTATACAGGCCCTATAGACCAGTACAGGTCTAATGATGATACTAGCATATAATAACCAAGATACAGGCCCTATACACAGGTACAGACCTAATGATGATACTAGCCTACAATAACCATGATACAGGCCCTATACACAGGTACAGACCTAATGATGATACTAGCCTACAATAACCATGATACAGGCCCTAGTGACAGGTACAAATATCAAAAAGCTGTATAAAAGCCATCTCACAGGTCAACTTCAGCAGGTCCTCTAACAAATTGGTCAGCTTTCACAGCCTCAGGACCGGCACTTGGCAGTTGCAGGAATCATCTTTGAAGcccacatcctcctcttcctctgccaaAGGAAGTGAATCTAAAatgtcctccttctcttcttgcATTGCAACCTTCAACATATCCAAACCGGTTGCCAGTGGGATGACAGGgatggacctgtctcttatacacatctagatgtgtataagagctcCTCTTCATGCCTTGCAACCTTCACAATATCCAAATCGGTTGCCAGTGGGATGACAGGGATGGAAGCCCTCAACGTCACCAGCCGCTCCATCGTCAGCCGTCTCCTAACCACATCTAAAGcctgtctcctctgttctctgtgtttgAGTCCATGTGCCGGTCCAGCCTGCTGCGTGGAGCATCCCGTCACTGGACACAGCTCCTGACTGATATGGACTTGGCACACCCTCTCTTCCGTGTTCCTCACATTGTGTGCCAGCCATGTATCCATGTATCCATTGTGGTTGGAGTGCTCAAGGGAGGCCGGGTCCTCTGGCGGGTGGCCCCATGTGGGAAAAATTAACCATACGCTACAGGTTAGCTATACTCACACCCCTGAGAACGTGTGCCAAATTCCATTACTCTYAGTCAAACCGATCAGGAGATATAAATATATGCTTGTTGTAGCGCCACCGTGTGGTCAATCTGAATGTGCTTAGGTATGTTGAGTATTGACAGTGTTCGGAACGTGTATCAATATccatgttgtcacgttctgaccttagttccttgtttatgtctttattttagtctggtcagggcgtgagtttgggtgggcattctatgtctggtgttctatgttgtccttgttttgtatatctgtgtgtttggcctggtatggttctcaatcagaggcagctgtctatcgttgtctctgattgagaatcatacttaggtagcctgttcccacctgtgtttgtgggtggttgttttctgtttagtgtatgtcaccttgcagaactgttcgtttatcgtttttgttgttttgttatagtattcgtattcattaaaagtaattatgagtacttaccacgctgcaccttggtcttctccttctcctctatacgacgatcgttacacatGTCTGATATATATATGCATTTATCTGCCACACCACGCCCAAATTAACCAGCAATACCTAAAACAGGTTAGGCCCCATACCCCAAGGCAGTAGTAGTGAAAAGACAGTTttgctttaaaaaaatgaaaatattgtCCGTTTTAGGCAACACAGATACAATTTCACAGTTCACAGAATAGCCTACTGTAGTAACCTACCTCACGTGCACATGTAGCCTTGCTTGAAGACAaccaatgaaaacatagcaatgcaATCTAGCAGTTTTACAGCATTTATCTCAGATATCACAATAACAAACACAAATAAAGAATAACACCCGTTACTGTGTTCATGGAGTCTGTAGGAGGGCTGGCAGGGACTAAAATAATAGAAGTAACGTTAGTCTGCAACGTTGTCACAGCTTTGAATGGTTAACTAGCCCTAAATGAAAAGTCCACAACTTTAGACGTCCTCTTCTTTCAGGACCTAAACAGAAAGTTCAATTACTTCCACGGGAACTGTATATAACTAAATCACTTCAACTCACAGCTCTATTCTGATGTCGGTAACAATTAGTTGATGTCCATTACTCCGGTgggtaactagctaacatcacTCTGGCTGGTAACTTTAGTGGTAGCTACCTCCATCGATTGAATTTACGTTAAACCCGAAGGCAGAAATGGCAGTCATTCTGTGGTATTGTTGATATCACaagtttactggagaactgagacgaagtagagactctggacagggtggatgaggtttaaataaaagcaatttattcagaggtaaagatatctgaaatagcgtgcacggaccctttcatcaagctcaaatggaactatccgaaagaagcccagataacagagtgcatagacattttatacaaagatagaaagtaggttgagtctggaagtcctctgtcctctggttggtcctgatgagttgggcgaggtccccttcaggctagtatcactgtctcattggctctgagtagatttctttgtcttcagaaatgttcagctaaaacaggagattaggtgtgtgcgtagatgttcctattttgacatttctgtgtgtctctgtaaaatgttcagactgaagaggagtttttgtgtgtgcgtagatgttcctgtcttatctgtgtttatgaaaggtttacgtcagccctctgtccttgggtatgtgtgtgtctcagtttctcgtgatatgcagtaccaggcaccccttttcttatcagtctttatgaaaaggcctgtgtcagccatctgtctctgggtgtgtgtgggtctccgtatctgcttatgagtttgtgagaaaccctgtttggaaagaagttagttataacaatgtaatagcaaatatgcttgtgttataataaatgatatttattacagTATGGAACAATCCTCTCCCAGATATAGTACGTCCTCTTACTCCAAGTTTATGTTACCTTCTGAATTCGGCTCCTCTCTACTCGTTATCGTTCACCTCCTTCTGCAACCACACCGCCTACTCGCGCCACTTTCCCCAGGTCCTTTCAGCCGTCGTAACGGCACCGGGCTCATAGTGGTCTTGGAAAGTCCACTGAACAAAGCAGATGGGctgggcagggtgtgtgtgtttcggggaacgcatggctctcgaccttcgcctctccggaGTCCGTATGGAAGTTgccgcaatgggacaagactgtaactacgtATTGCGGAGATAAAGTggtaaaagtaaaacaaatatatatatatatataaatccctGAACAGAAGAGCAAAAGCCATATCCCTAGACTCCACCACAagtgttactcagtgatgtgttgtgttggatttgccccaaacataacgctttgtattcagaacaaagtacatttctttgccacatttgttttgcagttttactttagtaccttattgcaaacaggatgcatattttggaatatttttattctttcaGGCTTCCTTCTTATCACTCTGtcaatttaggttagtattttagattaactacaatgttgttgatccatcctcagttttctacaaTCACAACCATTATACTCtaacttttttaaagtcaccattagctcatgttgaaatccctgagcggtttccttcctctccggcaattgagttaggaaggacgcttatagtgactgggtatattgatacacaatccaaagtgtaattaataacttcaccacactcaaagggatattccatttatttgtcttttttccacctaccaataggtgcccttcttgcgaggcattggaaagctTCCTgatctttgtagttgaatctgtgtttgaattcaGTGTGTTTGAAATTCCGTGTTC
This region includes:
- the LOC112068655 gene encoding zinc finger protein 726, whose product is QQDKASPFPSTLPESPGQTSPSTALLQGLVDCRKTPGQSGTERGEEKEDGDLISLRDRPNHCSLSGRGLSSGEPQQHDADKTSLQKSLSRSERLNKHQQRLIGKKPRHRCFDCGKSFAKQTELIIHQRIHIGEKPYSCGKSFSQSGHLTTHKRIHTGEKPYSCDWCGKGFNQSGAMTTHQRIHTGEKPYSCDQCGKSFRMSGDLTAHQRIHTGERPYSCDQCGKSFIRSGNLTAHQRIHTGEKPYNCDQCGKSFRNLGHLTVHQRIHTGEKPYSCDQCGKSFARDFTLTKHHLTHTGEKPYSCDQCGKSFRMSGHLTKHQRTHTGEKPYSCDQCEKSFSQDSNLTTHQLIHTGEKPYSCDQCGKSFSRSGTLTTHQLIHTGEKPYSCLCGKSFAHSGSLKKHQKAQTCFLSSPCSPAPVPDP